The Oceanimonas doudoroffii genome includes a region encoding these proteins:
- a CDS encoding ABC transporter permease, giving the protein MNEGNPEGEWSLREGRLSLSGDWTLAHHACLHARLVSLPAQEVRALDGSKLNRLDTAGAGLLWQRLGKTLASLTRNATGLNDGQRALLLAVAGSMSGREPAPLVEAHWSDSLARLGEYMHSGWQQGRRLLGFAGLTLSTGLVLVFRPGQWRLTALVAQMQQCGLNAVPIVALLTFLVGAVVAFLGATVLASFGATIYTVDLVAYSFMREFGVLLTAILLAGRTASAFTAQLGAMKVNQELDALRAQGLDPIALLVLPRLLALLLTLPLLTFIAIISGLLGGALVGLLSLDISLAHYLAIVQEVPVRHLLVGLGKAPLFAMLIALIGCLEGFKVAGSAQSVGEHTTSSVVQSIFVVILLDAIAALFLMEMGW; this is encoded by the coding sequence TTGAACGAGGGTAACCCCGAGGGGGAGTGGAGCCTGCGTGAGGGACGGCTGAGCCTGAGTGGTGATTGGACCCTGGCGCATCACGCCTGCCTGCATGCTCGATTGGTGAGCCTGCCGGCGCAAGAGGTCAGGGCTCTGGACGGCAGTAAGCTGAATCGGCTCGATACCGCCGGTGCCGGCCTGCTGTGGCAGCGCTTGGGTAAGACGCTGGCATCGTTGACGCGGAACGCCACCGGCCTGAACGACGGGCAGCGGGCGCTGTTGCTGGCGGTGGCCGGGAGCATGAGCGGGCGAGAGCCGGCGCCATTGGTCGAGGCGCACTGGAGCGATAGCCTGGCCCGGCTGGGCGAATATATGCATTCGGGCTGGCAGCAAGGGCGCCGGCTACTGGGTTTTGCCGGTCTGACCCTGAGCACCGGCCTGGTATTGGTGTTTCGCCCGGGGCAATGGCGCCTTACGGCGCTGGTGGCACAAATGCAGCAGTGTGGCCTCAACGCTGTACCCATTGTGGCTCTGCTCACTTTTCTGGTGGGGGCAGTGGTGGCCTTTCTCGGCGCCACCGTGCTGGCCAGCTTCGGCGCCACCATCTATACGGTGGATCTGGTGGCCTACAGCTTTATGCGCGAGTTTGGGGTGCTGCTGACCGCCATTTTGCTGGCCGGTCGTACCGCCAGCGCTTTTACCGCCCAGTTGGGGGCGATGAAGGTCAATCAGGAGCTGGATGCCCTGCGCGCCCAGGGGCTGGATCCCATCGCCTTGCTGGTGTTGCCCAGGCTGCTGGCCCTGTTGCTGACTCTGCCGCTGCTGACCTTTATCGCCATCATCAGCGGCCTGCTCGGCGGCGCCCTGGTGGGCTTGTTGTCACTGGATATTTCCCTGGCGCACTACCTGGCCATCGTGCAGGAAGTGCCGGTTCGTCATTTGCTGGTAGGGCTGGGCAAGGCTCCGTTATTTGCGATGCTGATTGCCCTGATCGGCTGCCTGGAAGGATTCAAGGTTGCGGGCAGCGCCCAGTCGGTGGGCGAACACACCACCTCCAGCGTGGTGCAGTCGATCTTTGTGGTGATCCTGCTGGATGCCATTGCCGCCCTGTTTCTGATGGAGATGGGCTGGTGA
- a CDS encoding chloride channel protein — MSQPNKVLQRLLLPRAGSLLPLVLLGVLTGVIASLVMMSFLVLLNGVLGSLNGDNLEDFESLAWYWQLGLPLAGSLLLILLYRLTPPASWSVGLAYVLERLQFGQGRIPAATIGFQFVAALIALGSGHSVGREGPTVHLGAGIASQIGQLSGRPPSQLRLLLGCGTAAAISAAFNTPLAGVLFAMEVVLMEYSLLGFAPIIAAAITASALTGALLGEHAVLAPVSLSLASYQDIPGLLLTGLWVGLLAALFQRLVLVFVRLPLKARALRLLLAGAVTGALALAAPQVLGSGYDTINAALGNQLPWLLLLGILGAKLLATAAAIGLGVPGGQIAPTLMLGACAGGVAGALLPGTSDPALYALLGMAAMMSAVLHAPLAAIATVLELSLSAEAMLPAMVVVLGANLLCQHGFHLPSLVITQLRVRGQELQTHPLRTALAQRYLSELADLSLVEWNGEGPLPRTEAHALVVHRDQQYYLLKPAQLERNITPESLESLLTPARRLQLLERDMSLLQALRTLSGEDGAGFLVPVRRGRGLVTRGRLVRMLTEEGGLY, encoded by the coding sequence ATGAGCCAACCCAACAAGGTGCTGCAACGCCTACTGTTACCCCGGGCCGGCAGCCTGTTGCCGCTGGTGCTGCTGGGCGTGCTGACCGGCGTGATTGCCAGCCTGGTGATGATGAGCTTTCTCGTCCTGCTCAATGGCGTGCTCGGCAGCCTGAACGGTGACAACCTCGAAGATTTTGAGTCTCTGGCCTGGTACTGGCAGCTGGGGTTGCCCCTGGCTGGCAGCCTGCTGCTGATCCTGCTCTACCGGCTGACGCCACCGGCGTCCTGGTCGGTGGGACTGGCTTATGTGCTTGAGCGGTTGCAGTTCGGCCAGGGCCGGATTCCGGCGGCCACCATCGGCTTTCAGTTTGTGGCGGCATTGATCGCCCTTGGCTCGGGGCACAGCGTGGGGCGGGAAGGGCCCACGGTACACCTGGGGGCGGGCATTGCCAGCCAAATTGGCCAGCTTAGCGGGCGGCCGCCCAGCCAGCTGCGGCTGTTGCTGGGGTGTGGTACTGCGGCGGCGATCTCGGCGGCCTTCAACACGCCGCTGGCAGGGGTGTTGTTCGCCATGGAGGTAGTGCTGATGGAATATAGCCTGCTCGGTTTCGCCCCCATTATCGCCGCCGCCATTACCGCTTCGGCCTTGACCGGCGCCCTGCTGGGGGAGCATGCGGTGCTGGCGCCGGTCAGCCTGTCGCTGGCGTCCTACCAGGACATTCCCGGCCTGTTGCTGACCGGGCTCTGGGTGGGCCTGCTGGCGGCGCTGTTTCAGCGGCTGGTGCTGGTGTTCGTGCGGTTACCGCTCAAGGCTCGAGCCCTTCGCCTGCTGCTGGCCGGGGCCGTTACCGGCGCGTTGGCGCTGGCCGCACCCCAGGTGCTGGGCTCCGGCTATGACACCATCAATGCCGCCCTCGGTAATCAGCTGCCCTGGCTGTTGCTGCTGGGCATACTCGGGGCCAAGCTGCTGGCTACGGCGGCGGCCATTGGCCTGGGTGTACCCGGCGGCCAGATTGCCCCTACCCTGATGCTGGGGGCGTGTGCCGGCGGGGTGGCCGGGGCATTGCTCCCCGGCACGTCCGATCCGGCCCTCTATGCCCTGCTGGGCATGGCGGCCATGATGAGTGCCGTGTTGCACGCGCCGCTGGCCGCCATTGCCACCGTACTGGAACTGTCCCTCAGCGCCGAGGCCATGCTGCCGGCCATGGTGGTGGTGCTGGGCGCTAACCTGTTGTGTCAACACGGTTTTCATCTGCCATCCCTGGTGATCACCCAGTTGCGGGTGCGAGGGCAGGAGCTGCAGACCCACCCCCTTCGTACCGCCCTGGCCCAGCGCTATCTGTCGGAGCTGGCTGACCTCAGCCTGGTAGAGTGGAACGGCGAGGGCCCTTTGCCCCGCACCGAGGCCCATGCCCTGGTGGTGCACCGGGATCAGCAGTATTACCTGCTTAAGCCGGCTCAGCTTGAACGAAATATCACCCCGGAAAGCCTTGAGTCTCTGCTGACGCCCGCCCGCCGGCTGCAGTTGCTGGAGCGGGACATGTCGTTACTGCAGGCGCTGCGCACCCTGTCGGGGGAGGACGGGGCCGGCTTTCTGGTGCCGGTGCGCCGGGGCCGGGGCCTGGTCACTCGAGGCCGGCTGGTGCGCATGCTCACCGAAGAAGGAGGCCTGTATTGA
- a CDS encoding YqfO family protein has product MVHFTDFEQNGQAIMYKLVFFVPETHAEAVKRAVFATGAGKIGDYDQCCFETPGQGQFRPLAGASPFLGEAGKLERVNELRIELVCEDHLIRDAVNALRKAHPYEEPAYDVWPLTGL; this is encoded by the coding sequence ATGGTACATTTCACAGACTTTGAGCAGAACGGACAAGCCATCATGTACAAGCTGGTGTTTTTCGTGCCCGAGACCCATGCAGAAGCCGTCAAGCGAGCGGTGTTTGCCACCGGCGCCGGCAAAATCGGCGACTACGATCAGTGCTGCTTTGAAACTCCAGGCCAGGGTCAATTTCGTCCACTGGCAGGAGCCAGTCCCTTTCTCGGCGAGGCCGGCAAGCTGGAGCGGGTGAACGAGCTGCGCATCGAACTGGTGTGCGAGGATCACCTGATCCGCGACGCCGTGAATGCCCTGCGCAAGGCCCATCCCTACGAAGAGCCGGCCTACGACGTCTGGCCCCTGACCGGACTCTGA
- a CDS encoding methylated-DNA--[protein]-cysteine S-methyltransferase, translating to MHCILPGPCGPLRIDATDDVITGLSFMTGDTTALAPTSPLLQETCDQLNAYFAGRLHRFSLPLAPSGTPFQQQVWHALQHIPWGERRSYGDIAGAIGNPRAVRAVGAANGRNPIAIIIPCHRVIGADGRLTGYAGGLERKRWLLALEANA from the coding sequence ATGCACTGCATTTTGCCCGGCCCCTGCGGCCCGCTGCGTATCGACGCCACCGACGACGTCATCACCGGTCTGAGCTTTATGACCGGCGACACTACGGCCCTGGCACCGACGTCTCCCCTGCTGCAAGAAACCTGCGACCAGCTGAACGCCTATTTCGCCGGCAGGCTGCACCGCTTCAGCCTGCCCCTGGCGCCTAGTGGAACCCCCTTCCAGCAGCAGGTATGGCACGCCCTGCAGCATATTCCCTGGGGCGAGCGACGCAGTTATGGCGACATTGCCGGCGCCATCGGCAATCCCAGGGCGGTGCGGGCCGTGGGTGCCGCCAATGGCCGCAATCCCATCGCCATCATCATTCCCTGCCACCGCGTGATCGGTGCCGACGGTCGTCTGACCGGCTATGCCGGCGGTCTGGAACGCAAACGCTGGCTGCTGGCCCTTGAGGCCAATGCCTGA